Proteins from a single region of Verrucosispora sp. NA02020:
- a CDS encoding winged helix-turn-helix domain-containing protein — MPPRYRYEQIADDLAERIASGEFPPGSKLPSRRELIEHYEVTEPVIDRAMQVLRIKGMTETLPGVGVFVAE; from the coding sequence GTGCCACCGCGTTACCGCTACGAGCAGATCGCCGACGACCTCGCTGAACGCATCGCATCCGGCGAGTTCCCACCGGGCTCCAAGCTGCCCAGCCGACGAGAGCTGATCGAGCACTACGAGGTCACCGAGCCGGTGATCGACCGCGCCATGCAGGTACTACGGATCAAGGGAATGACCGAGACACTGCCAGGCGTGGGCGTCTTCGTCGCCGAGTGA
- a CDS encoding cytochrome P450 → MAVAFGLSELWDPVVRRNPHEFYDRVRDSGGPVLQIDPAGNRLWVVAGHADVLHGLRHPMIGHEVHRHRPDGPAPAPEALSEVARIESRQLISLDPPDHTRLRGLVSGGFTARAVARLEPWIGDLADRLVDRARRRGHVEAVADLADPVPVNVIAELVGVPEADRPQFRAWSAAIVSAGFDGPTATLEFAAYLDDLAARRRAYPADDLISELVAAEDRADRLDRDELVALVQLLLIAGQETTVDLIVNGLRLLLTHPAQWEALRDDPTLAEAVVEETLRFRGPVEIVPPRFAFADVELAGGRIPAFDRVGLSVWGANRDPAVFDRPHEYDIARTDVRRHLAFGYGIHFCLGAHLARLESRILFDRVARHLPGLRLAVDATDLDAFRLHHDGLPLRV, encoded by the coding sequence GTGGCGGTCGCGTTCGGCCTTTCGGAGCTGTGGGACCCGGTGGTACGCCGGAACCCGCACGAGTTCTACGACCGGGTGCGGGACAGCGGCGGACCGGTGCTCCAGATCGACCCCGCCGGCAACCGGCTGTGGGTGGTCGCCGGTCATGCCGACGTGCTGCACGGCCTGCGGCACCCGATGATCGGGCACGAGGTGCACCGGCACCGCCCGGACGGCCCCGCCCCGGCCCCGGAGGCGTTGTCCGAGGTGGCGAGGATCGAGTCCCGGCAGCTCATCAGCCTCGATCCGCCCGACCACACCCGCCTGCGGGGACTGGTCAGCGGCGGATTCACCGCGCGGGCGGTGGCCCGGCTGGAGCCGTGGATCGGTGACCTCGCCGACCGACTCGTCGACCGGGCACGTCGGCGGGGTCACGTGGAGGCGGTGGCCGACCTCGCCGATCCGGTGCCGGTCAACGTCATCGCCGAGTTGGTGGGCGTACCGGAGGCGGACCGGCCGCAGTTCCGGGCCTGGTCGGCGGCGATCGTGTCGGCCGGGTTCGACGGCCCGACGGCGACCCTGGAGTTCGCGGCGTACCTCGACGACCTGGCGGCGCGCCGCCGCGCCTACCCGGCCGACGACCTGATCTCCGAGCTGGTGGCGGCGGAGGACCGGGCGGACCGGCTGGACCGCGACGAGTTGGTGGCGCTGGTGCAGTTGCTGCTCATCGCCGGGCAGGAGACCACCGTCGACCTGATCGTCAACGGACTCCGCCTGCTGCTCACCCACCCCGCGCAGTGGGAGGCGCTGCGCGACGATCCCACCCTGGCCGAGGCGGTGGTGGAGGAGACGCTGCGGTTCCGGGGGCCGGTGGAGATCGTGCCGCCACGGTTCGCCTTCGCGGACGTCGAGCTGGCCGGTGGGCGGATCCCCGCGTTCGACCGCGTGGGGCTGTCGGTGTGGGGGGCCAACCGGGACCCGGCGGTCTTCGACCGGCCGCACGAGTACGACATCGCGCGCACCGACGTCCGTCGGCACCTCGCCTTCGGGTACGGCATCCACTTCTGCCTCGGCGCGCACCTGGCGCGGTTGGAGAGCCGTATCCTGTTCGACCGGGTGGCACGGCACCTGCCCGGCCTGCGGCTGGCGGTCGACGCCACCGACCTGGACGCGTTCCGGCTTCATCACGACGGCCTGCCCCTGCGCGTGTGA